In the genome of Henningerozyma blattae CBS 6284 chromosome 5, complete genome, one region contains:
- the DFG16 gene encoding Dfg16p (similar to Saccharomyces cerevisiae DFG16 (YOR030W); ancestral locus Anc_5.622): MSNFNTTHNYNNLTSLDDIYRKYTDPNYYSNQKKTILNLAALINATILIPYANYCQIYILNSGFLTTLNDSIKYISSNNPLFRFDNLSTDGRRSFFITCRNSALHNISDNEIDLDFSKILSSLVEDIWNLHLNTTGDWKFLFENDSFTNSLIMIAFTNCAISIATWMVYFLLFLLPRYNNLMIQRIKILHIYILFAAIYETTFYTSQSINQFRHQYMGNIQSVDLYEKTIISQSNSYNVYQLFTYSLNIINWYYIIYYIIVNSRKINSKRKNNKKAKNLIQSTCSYYQKLIRITFISRLKKIWYKFTPRILKNFKYSYIIFTTALVVFQTIVSGFILWIKDTHSINNFFIVMNAINVTALLIFLYIYLKSVASYIFFDSTNISLDLKSFFKILYNDYHQTIPTLIYNFAVFVGYYIILFYRIVYENDSISWKYSIIRFLKLLITVNVWILIVVFEQRENYLKRETIIGKKITNNDTFYADPMMTPDLPNSDGSYNNDDYDDDDDDDACSSKEDGDENEEHEEEDDDISMDFQFIKRFWNSLKSSKKETNMPIFYHDEIVQEGEFEPHVDVNSSRLESFYNEYPTKNYYNNKVIGVTNSLTNGSTSIAMNNNFASNTNNYNRNNSTDNANNNGNDNDNDNQSVETELQRNLIYEFDENNDNYSFSD, from the coding sequence ATGTCGAATTTTAATACTACGCACaactataataatttaacgTCGTTGGACGATATATACAGAAAATATACAGACCCAAACTATTACTCTaatcaaaagaaaacaattttaaacTTAGCTGCTTTAATCAATGCAACTATTCTGATACCGTACGCAAATTACTGCCAGATCTATATTCTAAATTCGGGATTTCTGACAACGCTAAATGATagtataaaatatatatcctCTAATAATCCGTTATTCAGATTCGATAATTTATCTACTGATGGTAGACGatcttttttcattacTTGTAGAAATAGTGCACTTCATAATATAAGTGATAATGAGATCGATTTGGATTTCAGTAAGATTCTCAGTTCGTTGGTGGAAGATATCTGGAATCTGCACCTAAACACGACAGGCGATTGGAAATttctatttgaaaatgattcaTTCACAAATAGTTTAATTATGATTGCTTTCACTAATTGTGCAATCTCAATAGCTACTTGGATGGTCTATTTCTTGTTATTTCTATTGCCAAGGTATaacaatttaatgattcagagaattaaaatattacataTTTATATCCTTTTTGCTGCAATTTATGAAACCACATTTTATACTTCACAATCCATCAACCAATTTAGACACCAATATATGGGTAATATTCAGTCAGTGGATTTATATGAGAAAACCATTATTAGTCAGAGTAATAGTTATAACGTATACCAGTTATTCACTTATTCTctcaatattataaattggtattatattatatattatattattgttaactcaagaaagataaatagtaaaaggaaaaataataaaaaagctaaaaatttaatccAATCAACTTGTagttattatcaaaaattaatacgAATAACTTTTATATCTcgattgaaaaaaatttggtaCAAATTTACACCaagaattttgaaaaattttaaatattcatatattatttttaccaCGGCACTAGTGGTTTTCCAAACTATAGTATCAGGATTCATTTTATGGATTAAAGATACacattcaattaataattttttcattgttaTGAATGCTATTAATGTTACGgctttattaatattcttatacatatatttgaaatcagTTGcatcatatatttttttcgatTCTACAAACATTTCATTAGATCTGAAaagttttttcaaaattctttataatGATTACCATCAAACAATCCCAACTttgatttataattttgctGTTTTTGTGGgatattatatcattttattCTATAGGATTGTTTATGAGAATGATTCAATCTCTTGGAAATATTCTATCATCagatttttgaaattattaataacaGTAAATGTCTGGATACTGATAGTTGTGTTTGAACAAagagaaaattatttaaaacgGGAAACTATAAtaggtaaaaaaattaccaaTAATGACACGTTCTATGCAGATCCAATGATGACACCTGACCTTCCAAATTCGGATGGTtcttataataatgatgattaCGATGACGATGACGATGACGATGCTTGTTCAAGTAAAGAAGATGGTGATGAAAATGAGGAGcatgaagaagaagatgatgatatttctatggattttcaattcattaaaagattttggAATTCATTGAAATCAAGTAAAAAGGAAACTAATATGccaattttttatcatgaCGAAATTGTTCAAGAGGGCGAATTTGAGCCTCATGTAGATGTGAACTCAAGTAGATTAGAATCATTTTACAACGAATATCCCACaaagaattattacaatAATAAGGTAATTGGTGTTAcaaattctttaacaaATGGATCAACATCGATTGCAATGAATAACAACTTTGCTTCTAACACAAATAATTACAATAGAAATAACAGCACTGATAAtgccaataataatggtaatgataatgataatgataatcaAAGTGTAGAAACAGAACTACAAAGGAACTTAATTTatgaatttgatgaaaataatgataattattcattttctgattag
- the TBLA0E03270 gene encoding uncharacterized protein (similar to Saccharomyces cerevisiae SWM1 (YDR260C); ancestral locus Anc_5.620), whose protein sequence is MTGGYRDSYFAVQHLAMAHQSEYMAWLQDELPEELPATFLEPPMQYGDGLLDDILDGPATEGAGNPGNNGDLSVGNHGSGPHNDMYARATEGEASRTAATSGNSTGSVHHSMNNSGPNNNHGVGTEGNSNDGHTAMHLTGRGSFPPRGYGWTWTQLAELPEHAELANP, encoded by the coding sequence ATGACAGGAGGGTACAGAGACTCATATTTCGCAGTCCAGCACCTAGCTATGGCACATCAATCCGAATATATGGCTTGGCTTCAAGATGAACTACCTGAAGAGCTTCCTGCCACATTTCTTGAGCCTCCGATGCAGTACGGTGATGGGCTGCTAGATGATATCTTGGATGGCCCAGCAACTGAGGGTGCTGGAAACCCTGGAAACAATGGCGACTTATCTGTAGGAAACCATGGTTCTGGGCCCCATAACGATATGTACGCCAGGGCTACGGAGGGAGAAGCTTCCAGAACAGCAGCCACCAGCGGCAATAGTACCGGATCTGTTCATCATAGCATGAACAACTCTGGACCAAACAATAACCATGGCGTCGGTACCGAGGGAAATAGCAACGACGGCCACACTGCAATGCACCTTACTGGACGAGGGTCGTTTCCTCCACGAGGGTACGGATGGACATGGACTCAATTAGCAGAACTACCAGAACATGCCGAATTAGCTAATCCATGA
- the TBLA0E03280 gene encoding bZIP transcription factor (similar to Saccharomyces cerevisiae YAP6 (YDR259C) and CIN5 (YOR028C); ancestral locus Anc_5.619), with product MMSGNTTNNLNPANNQNLNMNTIHSLNNNMRITSRDYLNNNNNNNVVRLNSNIPTPSPRVVNQASLRRYATLPINYLLNNDPIPNTSTNNLNYFPDSKNNTSMNSYSTNASNNTGNLKLSHSNIAIQSVKTDQELKEEYINEKGQLIGKSGKPLRNTKRAAQNRSSQKHFRERRGKYIKQLEEKVEILNEIRLENNLLKLENLKLKQLLKSSSPSEEDEDINTTIKS from the coding sequence ATGATGTCTGGTAATACAACTAACAACCTAAATCCAgcaaataatcaaaatttaaatatgaataCTATTCATAGTCTGAATAACAATATGAGGATTACTTCTAGAGACTATTtgaacaacaacaacaataataacgtTGTACGGCTGAATAGTAATATTCCCACACCATCTCCAAGGGTTGTCAATCAAGCTTCATTGAGAAGATATGCAACGTTACCgatcaattatttattaaataacgATCCGATTCCTAATACTTCcacaaataatttaaattacttTCCTGATAGCAAAAATAATACCAGCATGAATAGTTATAGTACGAACGCATCAAACAATACaggaaatttaaaactttcACATTCTAACATAGCTATTCAATCTGTCAAGACTGACCAAGAATTAAAGgaagaatatattaatgaGAAGGGACAATTGATTGGGAAATCTGGCAAACCATTAAGAAATACCAAGAGAGCAGCACAGAATAGATCTTCCCAGAAACATTTTAGAGAACGTAGAGggaaatatattaaacaGTTAGAAGAAAAAGTCGAAATACTTAATGAAATTAGACTGGAAaataatcttttgaaattggaaaatttgaaattgaaacaattgTTGAAATCAAGTTCACCctctgaagaagatgagGATATAAATACCACAATAAAGTCATAA
- the HSP78 gene encoding chaperone ATPase HSP78 (similar to Saccharomyces cerevisiae HSP78 (YDR258C); ancestral locus Anc_5.618), protein MLRRTISSRAYIHPLKRGLRLPYSSFSSSLSSVSVPNSSVKRLNFSLRNSISSPSIVPINNQITTKRFYVSINKKSGEDDNQPALVKYGTNLTALAKHGKLDPVIGRDDEITRAIQILSRRTKNNPVLIGRAGVGKTSLIDGLAQRIISGDVPDSLKDKELITLDLSSLIAGAKFRGDFEERLKSVLKEIDEANGKVIIFIDEVHMLLGLGKTDGSMDAGNILKPRLAKGLRCISATTLDEYKIIEKDPALARRFQPILLNEPSVIDTISILRGLKERYEVHHGVRITDTALVSAATLSNRYITDRYLPDKAIDLVDEACAVLRLQHESKPDEILKLDRSIMKIKIELESLKKDTDPISIERKDKLKEQLNLENEKLDRLMKVWENEKRQIDKVKTLKKELEEAKINLEQFQRQGDYRKASELSYSKIPAIEKEIKSFEKKNHINNENDSNGTGTNENMQPLLHDSVTSDDISKVISNMTGIPIETVLKGDKDRLLYMEDSLKKRVVGQDEAIKAISDAVRLQRAGLTSDKRPIASFMFLGPTGTGKTELTRALAEFLFDNESNVVRFDMSEFQEKHTVSRLIGAPPGYVLSESGGQLTEAVRRKPYAVVLFDEFEKAHPDVSKILLQVLDEGKLTDSLGHQVDFKNTIIVMTSNIGQDILLSEVKDSQDDTGKIDEKTKLQVIEKVKKSYPPEFINRIDNMIVFNRLSKEVLSSIVDIRINEVQERLNERRIKLELTEKAKEWLTNNGYDQFYGARPLNRLIQKSILNPMATQLLRGEIVSTDTVQIDVESKTNKLKLIPIHNTAEIDNETNENNTADSE, encoded by the coding sequence atgttAAGACGCACCATATCAAGTCGTGCATATATACATCCGTTGAAAAGAGGCTTAAGGCTTCCATATTCctcattttcttcttcgCTTTCTTCTGTGTCAGTTCCAAATTCTAGTgttaaaagattaaatttttcGTTAAGGAATTCAATATCCTCACCCTCCATTGTTCCAATCAATAATCAAATCACTACAAAGAGATTCTATGTTtcaatcaataaaaaatctgGTGAAGATGATAATCAGCCTGCTTTAGTAAAATATGGTACTAATTTAACAGCATTAGCAAAACATGGGAAATTAGATCCTGTCATTGGTAGAGACGATGAAATAACAAGAgcaattcaaattttatcCCGTAGAACCAAAAACAACCCTGTCTTAATTGGTAGAGCAGGTGTCGGTAAAACTTCATTAATTGATGGCTTAGCTCAAAGAATCATTAGTGGCGATGTCCCTGATTCATTAAAggataaagaattaatcaCATTAGATTTAAGTTCATTGATTGCGGGTGCCAAATTTAGAGGGgattttgaagaaagaTTGAAATCTGTTTTAAAGGAAATCGACGAAGCAAATGGtaaagttattattttcattgatGAAGTTCATATGTTATTAGGGTTAGGTAAAACAGATGGATCAATGGATGCaggtaatattttaaaaccAAGATTAGCAAAGGGGCTACGTTGTATTTCAGCAACAACATTAgatgaatataaaataattgaaaaagacCCTGCTTTGGCAAGAAGATTTCAACCAATCTTATTAAACGAACCTTCTGTGATAGATACAATTTCTATTTTGAGAGGTTTGAAAGAACGTTATGAAGTTCATCATGGGGTTAGAATAACTGATACTGCCTTAGTGTCTGCTGCTACTTTATCCAATCGATATATTACAGATAGATATTTACCAGATAAAGCGATTGATTTAGTTGATGAAGCTTGTGCGGTTTTAAGATTACAACATGAATCAAAGCcagatgaaattttaaaattagatagatcaattatgaaaattaaaatagaacTGGAATCGTTAAAGAAGGATACTGATCCAATCtcaattgaaagaaaagataaattaaaagaacaattgaatcttgaaaatgaaaaattagatagATTGATGAAAGTATGGGAGAATGAAAAGAGACAAATTGATAAGGTTAaaactttgaaaaaagaattagaagagGCTAAGATTAATTTAGAACAATTTCAAAGACAAGGTGACTATAGGAAGGCTTCTGAATTAagttattcaaaaataccAGCAATTGAAAAGGAAATAAAATCTtttgagaaaaaaaatcatattaacaatgaaaatgattcaaatgGTACCGGAACAAACGAAAATATGCAGCCATTACTACATGACTCTGTTACTTCAGatgatatttcaaaagtTATATCCAATATGACAGGGATTCCAATTGAAACAGTTTTAAAGGGTGATAAAGATCGGTTGTTATATATGGAAGATtcattaaagaaaagagTTGTGGGGCAGGATGAAGCTATAAAAGCTATATCTGATGCAGTAAGGTTACAAAGAGCTGGTCTAACAAGTGACAAAAGACCAATCGCAAGTTTCATGTTTTTAGGACCAACAGGTACTGGTAAGACTGAACTAACAAGAGCATTGGCTGAATTCTTGTTTGATAATGAATCAAATGTAGTCAGATTTGACATGTCTGAATTTCAAGAGAAGCATACAGTATCTCGTTTAATTGGTGCTCCACCGGGTTATGTTCTTAGTGAATCTGGTGGTCAATTGACAGAAGCAGTCAGACGTAAGCCTTACGCTGTAgttttatttgatgaatttgaaaaagcCCATCCGGATGTTTCTAAAATCCTTTTACAAGTTTTAGATGAAGGTAAGTTAACAGATTCTTTGGGCCATCAAgttgattttaaaaatactattattgtCATGACGTCTAATATTGGgcaagatattttattatctgaAGTAAAAGACTCACAAGATGATACTGGGAAGATTGATGAAAAAACGAAATTACAGGTGATTGAAAAGGTTAAAAAATCTTATCCACctgaatttattaatcgTATTGATAATATGATTGTGTTCAATAGATTATCTAAGGAGGTATTATCTTCCATTGTAGATATTAGAATAAATGAAGTCCAAGAAAGGTTGAATGAAAGAAGGAtcaaattagaattaacCGAGAAAGCAAAAGAATGGTTAACAAATAATGGTTATGATCAATTTTATGGTGCAAGACCATTAAATCgtttaattcaaaaatctATTTTAAATCCTATGGCTACTCAATTATTGAGAGGTGAAATTGTAAGTACAGATACCGTCCAAATTGATGTTGAGAGTAAAACCaacaaattgaaattaattccAATTCATAACACAGCtgaaattgataatgaaaccaatgaaaataatactgCTGATtctgaataa
- the STI1 gene encoding Hsp90 cochaperone STI1 (similar to Saccharomyces cerevisiae STI1 (YOR027W); ancestral locus Anc_5.617) codes for MSLTAQEYKDQGNAAFVAKNYDEAIEKFTKAIEVSETPNHVLYSNRSACYTSKKQFVKGLEDANECVKINPTWSKGYNRVGAAHFGMGDLDEAEKAYKKALELDSSNKAAHDGLSQVTRAQEARHSQPDMGLGKIFNDPNLIENLKKNPKTAEMMKDPQLVAKILQYQQNPQSMGQDLLTEPRLMTILGVLMGIDMNMDDLSQSSSMPRDPNATKEAPKSEPVPEPKKETPKKSETVPEPKEEASTPEDESKIAADAEKAEGNKLYKAHKFDEAIEHYNKAWELHNDITYLNNRSAAEFEKGDYQTAIETLHEAVEKGREMRADYKLVAKSFTRIANSYMKLNDIKSAINYYQKSLTEHRTAEVLTKLRNAEKLLKKQESEAYINPEKAEEARLEGKEYFTKGDWPNAVKAYTEMIARDPSDARGYSNRAAALSKLMSFPEAITDCNTAIEKDPNFIRAYIRKATAQIAIKDFVPAIETLDAARTKDAELNNGANSREIDQLYLKANQQRFQPSNANETPEQTYERAMKDPEVAAIMQDPVMQSILQQAQTNPAALQEHMKNPEIFKKIQTLIAAGIIRTAH; via the coding sequence ATGTCTTTGACTGCTCAAGAATATAAAGATCAAGGTAACGCTGCCTTTGTTGCCAAGAACTACGATGAAGCCATTGAGAAATTTACGAAGGCTATCGAAGTTTCTGAAACTCCTAACCATGttttatattctaataGATCTGCCTGTTACACTTCTAAGAAACAATTTGTTAAAGGTTTAGAAGATGCCAATGAATGTGTGAAAATCAACCCAACCTGGTCAAAAGGTTATAACAGAGTTGGTGCAGCTCATTTTGGTATGGGTGATTTGGATGAAGCTGAAAAAGCTTACAAAAAAGCCTTAGAATTAGATTCCTCCAATAAAGCTGCCCATGATGGGTTAAGCCAAGTAACAAGAGCTCAAGAAGCTAGACATTCTCAACCAGATATGGGATTAGGCAAAATTTTTAACGATCCAAATTTAATCGAAAacttaaagaaaaatccAAAAACCGCTGAAATGATGAAAGATCCTCAATTAGTTGCCaaaattttacaatacCAACAAAACCCGCAATCCATGGGTCAAGATTTATTGACTGAACCAAGATTGATGACAATTCTTGGTGTCCTAATGGGTATTGATATGAATATGGACGATTTAAGTCAATCAAGCTCTATGCCAAGAGACCCAAATGCTACCAAAGAAGCTCCAAAATCTGAACCAGTTCCAGAACCAAAGAAAGAAACTCCTAAAAAGTCAGAAACAGTTCCAGAACCAAAGGAGGAAGCCTCCACTCCAGAAGACGAATCAAAAATTGCAGCTGATGCTGAAAAAGCCGAAGGTaacaaattatataaagCTCATAAATTCGATGAAGCTATTGAACATTATAATAAGGCTTGGGAATTACATAATGATATCACATACTTAAATAACCGTTCTGCCgctgaatttgaaaaaggtGATTACCAAACTGCTATTGAAACTTTGCATGAAGCTGTAGAAAAGGGAAGAGAAATGAGAGCCGATTATAAGCTTGTTGCTAAATCATTTACTCGTATCGCTAATTCTTATATGAAATTGAATGATATCAAGAGCGCTATTAACTATTATCAAAAATCTTTAACTGAACACAGAACTGCTGAGGTCTTGACAAAGCTAAGAAATGCTGAAAAGCtcttaaaaaaacaagaatCAGAAGCTTATATTAACCCAGAAAAGGCTGAAGAAGCTAGATTAGAAGGTAAAGAATATTTCACTAAGGGTGATTGGCCAAATGCTGTTAAAGCTTATACTGAAATGATTGCCAGAGATCCATCTGATGCAAGAGGTTACTCTAATAGAGCTGCTGCtttatctaaattaatGTCTTTCCCAGAAGCAATCACTGACTGTAATACCgcaattgaaaaagatcCAAACTTTATTAGAGCTTATATCAGAAAGGCTACTGCTCAAATTgctattaaagattttgtCCCAGCAATCGAAACTTTAGATGCTGCTCGTACTAAAGATGCggaattaaataatggtGCTAATTCAAGAGAAATTGATCAATTATACTTAAAGGCCAATCAACAAAGATTCCAACCATCTAATGCTAATGAAACCCCAGAACAAACTTACGAAAGAGCTATGAAAGATCCAGAAGTTGCCGCTATTATGCAAGATCCAGTTATGCAAAGTATCTTACAGCAAGCACAAACTAATCCTGCTGCTTTACAGGAGCATATGAAAAATCCagaaatttttaagaaGATCCAAACTTTGATTGCTGCTGGTATTATCCGTACTGCTCACTAA
- the RKM4 gene encoding ribosomal lysine N-methyltransferase (similar to Saccharomyces cerevisiae SET7 (YDR257C); ancestral locus Anc_5.616) has protein sequence MNSFDGQTQAFVNWLVDEAKIKISDKVEVQDLRAQGQGRALVAVQDILKDEVLFEIPRECLLNAKTSSLVKDHPELKVNLEQELGHWEGLILCILYEKLVKKESSHWFPYFSILPEAEEINSLMYWNDEQLENLKPSLVLTRIGKEAAKNMFDSIAIFITTHGLRDEISPLSWDLFVHVASIIMSYSFDVELPEKQSNDQEDGQDENEEYENECIARDGYMKSMVPLADILNSNTNRCNAHLTYSSTTLKMFAIADIPKNGQIFNIYGDHPNAEILRRYGYVEWGGSKFDFAEVRLQNVADIICNKFNITETKFEKLIKIFQENVTINELLEDESIILESYDCYNDGTILPEIIILLQILCTFLSMDLVEKYVDDEIIESQLERVTKKCTQLISGGRITSMVCDLWKQIVCAREKEYPSHASREQVIQLNQYLNTDGLRNNMASEVLRNEFQCLQKCEDSIKNEFTIIDDQKLLNNVLKRKSTNEQNSMPEKRQKI, from the coding sequence ATGAATAGTTTTGATGGACAAACCCAAGCATTTGTAAATTGGCTTGTTGATGAAGCAAAAATCAAGATCTCTGATAAAGTTGAAGTACAAGATCTTAGAGCTCAGGGCCAAGGTAGAGCACTAGTAGCTGTTCAAGATATTTTGAAGGATGAAGTGCTATTTGAGATACCAAGAGAGTGTCTTTTGAATGCAAAGACATCTTCTTTGGTTAAAGATCATCCAGAATTGAAAGTTAATTTGGAACAAGAACTAGGGCATTGGGAAGGCTTGATTTTATGTAtattatatgaaaaattggttaaaaaagaaagtaGTCATTGGTTTCCTTATTTTAGTATTCTACCAGAGGCAGAAGAGATAAATAGTTTAATGTACTGGAATGACGAgcaattagaaaatttgaaaCCTTCTTTGGTTCTAACTCGTATAGGTAAAGAGGCTGCGAAGAATATGTTTGATTCAATTGCCATTTTCATTACTACGCATGGTTTACGTGATGAAATATCTCCATTGAGTTGGGATCTCTTTGTTCATGTTGCAAGTATTATTATGTCCTATTCATTTGATGTTGAATTGCCTGAAAAGCAATCAAATGATCAAGAAGATGGGCAAGACGAAAATGAAGAGtatgaaaatgaatgtATAGCTAGAGATGGGTATATGAAATCAATGGTTCCATTAGcagatattttgaattctaATACAAACCGGTGTAATGCACACCTAACTTATAGTTCCACAACGTTAAAAATGTTTGCAATTGCTGATATTCCAAAGAATGgacaaatttttaatatatatggTGATCATCCAAATGCTGAAATTTTAAGAAGGTATGGATATGTTGAATGGGGTGGATCTAAGTTTGACTTTGCTGAAGTTAGATTACAAAACGTTGCTGACATTATTTGtaacaaatttaatataactgaaacaaaatttgaaaaactgATCAAGatatttcaagaaaatgtcactattaatgaattgttAGAGGATGAAAGCATAATACTTGAATCATATGATTGTTATAATGATGGTACAATATTGCcagaaataattatattattgcAGATATTATGTACATTTTTGTCCATGGATTTAGTTGAAAAATACgttgatgatgaaataattgaatCTCAATTGGAAAGGGTAACTAAGAAATGTACTCAGTTAATTAGTGGTGGTCGTATTACTTCAATGGTTTGTGACCTTTGGAAACAAATTGTATGTGCAAGAGAGAAGGAATACCCATCTCATGCTAGCCGTGAACAagtaattcaattaaaccaatatttaaataccGATGGATTAAGAAACAATATGGCATCTGAAGTGTTAAGAAATGAATTTCAATGTTTACAAAAATGTGAAGATTCTATAAAGAATGAATTTACCATCATTGAtgatcaaaaattattgaataatgtattgaaaagaaaatcaacAAATGAGCAAAATTCAATGCCAGAAAAGAGGCAGAAAATATAG
- the BUB3 gene encoding Bub3p (similar to Saccharomyces cerevisiae BUB3 (YOR026W); ancestral locus Anc_5.615) has translation MSNIVELNPVPQDYIGGMAFVGHDQFVVACWDGSVTLYSVDENNMIADVNRITHTAGLISVAVVLDYVFVGSVEGELFFVDFENGTLVESGENSSNLGICSLCSSKAHIITGSWDGLLQVVDPYSNLVVSKHQLPKGEKILAIDGTENGMLLVGSTGKHIRLFKIDEYGQLNQTSNLDFRLKFQIRDIKIAPDFQSYAYGGIDGRVAVEYFENPTQTYAFRCHYLNLEDAQITYPVNSICFAPNTNTLYTSGSDGLVSLWDLSIRKRIQQFPRFNNNAVVKLICNGRILLVATSDDSFKTNAVNDEVELANSQIYLVRL, from the coding sequence ATGTCTAATATTGTGGAGTTGAACCCCGTACCCCAAGATTATATTGGCGGTATGGCCTTTGTTGGTCACGATCAGTTTGTAGTAGCTTGTTGGGATGGGTCAGTGACATTATATTCTGTAGATGAGAATAATATGATTGCTGATGTTAATAGAATAACACATACTGCCGGACTAATAAGCGTGGCAGTTGTGTTAGATTATGTATTTGTAGGAAGTGTTGAAGGTGAGTTGTTCTTTGTTGATTTTGAGAATGGTACATTGGTTGAGAGTGGTGAgaattcttctaatttagGAATATGTTCTCTATGTTCGAGCAAAGCTCATATTATTACTGGCTCATGGGATGGGCTACTACAAGTTGTTGATCCTTATTCCAATTTAGTCGTTTCTAAACACCAATTACCCAAAGGTGAGAAAATACTTGCTATTGATGGTACAGAGAATGGGATGTTGCTAGTAGGGAGCACAGGAAAACATATACGgctatttaaaattgatgagTATGGGCAATTGAATCAAACGTCTAACTTAGATTTCCGtctgaaatttcaaatcagAGATATTAAGATTGCGCCTGATTTCCAAAGTTATGCCTATGGGGGTATTGATGGGAGAGTTGCtgttgaatattttgaaaatccAACTCAAACTTATGCATTTAGGTGCCATTATTTAAACCTAGAGGATGCTCAGATCACTTATCCCGTGAATAGCATTTGTTTTGCTCCGAATACAAATACACTTTATACATCAGGCTCAGATGGTCTAGTATCTCTATGGGATTTATCAATTCGTAAGAGAATACAACAATTCCCTAGATTCAACAATAATGCAGTTGTCAAGTTGATTTGTAATGGCCGGATATTATTAGTTGCAACTTCAGatgattcatttaaaacaaatgcTGTCAATGACGAAGTGGAGCTTGCTAATAGtcaaatttatttggtTCGACtgtaa